The Streptomyces sp. NBC_01275 genome has a segment encoding these proteins:
- the mmuM gene encoding homocysteine S-methyltransferase, with product MTSDTPAPLAETSLAAALAAGAVVLDGGMSNQLASAGHDLSDELWSARLLAERPEAITEAHLAYFEAGANVAITASYQATFEGFAKRGITREEAARLLTLSVELAREAARQARDNGVAHPLWVAASVGPYGAMLADGSEYRGRYGLSVEELERFHRPRLEVLAAAAPDVLALETVPDADEAEALLRAVRGLGVPAWLSYSISGDRTRAGQPLEEAFALAADADEVIAVGVNCCAPEDVEAAVATAARVTGKPVVVYPNSGEVWDARARAWQGRSTFAPEQVLVWRESGARLIGGCCRVGPEAVASIARTLTTS from the coding sequence ATGACCAGCGACACTCCTGCTCCCCTCGCGGAGACCTCCCTCGCAGCGGCCCTCGCCGCCGGCGCCGTCGTCCTCGACGGCGGCATGTCCAACCAGCTCGCGTCCGCCGGGCACGACCTGAGCGACGAGCTGTGGTCGGCGCGGCTGCTCGCCGAGCGGCCCGAGGCGATCACCGAGGCGCACCTCGCCTACTTCGAGGCGGGCGCGAACGTGGCGATCACCGCCAGTTACCAGGCCACCTTCGAGGGCTTCGCGAAGCGCGGAATCACCCGCGAGGAAGCCGCCCGGCTGCTCACGCTGAGTGTGGAACTGGCCCGAGAGGCGGCCCGGCAGGCCCGGGACAACGGGGTCGCACACCCCCTGTGGGTGGCCGCGTCGGTGGGCCCGTACGGGGCGATGCTCGCGGACGGTTCCGAGTACCGGGGCCGCTACGGCCTGAGCGTCGAGGAGCTGGAGCGTTTCCACCGTCCGCGTCTCGAGGTGCTGGCCGCCGCGGCGCCCGACGTGCTGGCCCTGGAAACGGTTCCCGACGCCGACGAGGCCGAGGCGCTGCTGCGGGCGGTGCGCGGCCTCGGCGTGCCGGCCTGGCTGTCGTACTCGATCTCCGGTGACCGTACGCGTGCCGGGCAGCCGTTGGAGGAGGCGTTCGCACTGGCCGCGGACGCGGACGAGGTGATCGCGGTCGGCGTCAACTGCTGCGCCCCCGAGGACGTCGAGGCCGCCGTGGCGACCGCGGCGCGGGTGACGGGCAAGCCGGTCGTCGTCTACCCCAACAGCGGCGAGGTCTGGGACGCCCGGGCGCGGGCGTGGCAGGGCCGTTCCACCTTCGCTCCCGAACAGGTCCTGGTCTGGCGCGAGTCGGGGGCCCGGCTGATCGGCGGCTGCTGTCGGGTGGGTCCGGAGGCGGTGGCGTCGATCGCCCGGACGCTGACCACGTCGTAA
- a CDS encoding autotransporter, whose translation MRTPLHTTAAAAGALAAVAALLATAPPAAAADARDVTADVLADRDVALTGDTVVTVPSGTTTYDGVFRGQGSLTVRGSGTLILTRDSDFTLPKARQRQVVRTQGGNHPYTTVTRPDPPAITIERGATLQYGAGGGTGLIGHFPYDTPGYRLNQLNVRVDGTLRLSLTRTFNIGTISGSGLVTQPRNMWGTLDLAGTHPFSGVIDNGTGMAVGRPEYPVSLPDARAILNQGSWIIDTPLDQTITLRQDFYQRAYGSDVNVHTRPGSKVVLTGQYSYSDRGGETDPSLSDPGINWRAIPHQLNKRGTNIEGANVQWGDGTTHRIFMPGTKETVYINLHQASGRRSLLTFDYNGPVTLGAPIGGGRYHDTLAAPGAGDVVIAGTKGNDVTFAADQHYDGTTTVGPGAVLRLGSGAAGGDGSLLTGTTLRRVVNDGTLVVRNTEKAVSLSRIGGSGSLVQSGAATTTLTGSAVTYTGTTTVRKGTLALKDGATLANSRAVRLTAAGARLDTGGSALRVTSTLSGKGTVKGAVTNDGVVAGGLTVTGDYTQSDQGQLVLKSSPLKVGGKVRLSGGLDLSAAGAADPVQESTGTAQETGASPAASLSTGEEKEGSGQDRSGKEGSGQEGSGKEITVLEHTGGTVVSGAFDGLREGTEVKLADTVYRISYRGGDGNDVVLTATAASPSARATGQASSGAVTARTRSASAAESGAFGWWPYVLAAGLLGGLLMPTTRRTRGEGRRRGGRHSARGR comes from the coding sequence GTGCGCACCCCCCTCCACACCACAGCAGCGGCCGCCGGGGCCCTCGCGGCCGTCGCCGCCCTCCTGGCCACCGCTCCCCCGGCCGCGGCCGCCGACGCCCGGGACGTCACCGCCGACGTCCTCGCCGACCGGGACGTGGCCCTCACCGGCGACACGGTGGTCACCGTGCCCTCCGGGACCACCACGTACGACGGCGTCTTCCGAGGTCAGGGGAGTCTCACCGTGCGCGGCAGCGGGACGCTGATCCTCACCAGGGACAGCGACTTCACGCTGCCGAAGGCCCGGCAACGGCAGGTGGTGCGCACGCAGGGCGGCAACCATCCGTACACGACGGTCACCCGCCCCGACCCGCCCGCGATCACCATCGAGCGCGGGGCCACGCTCCAGTACGGCGCCGGCGGAGGTACGGGTCTCATCGGGCACTTCCCCTACGACACGCCCGGCTACCGGCTGAACCAGCTCAACGTCCGCGTCGACGGCACCCTCCGCCTCTCCCTGACCCGCACCTTCAACATCGGCACGATCAGCGGCTCGGGTCTGGTCACCCAGCCCCGCAACATGTGGGGCACCCTCGACCTGGCGGGCACCCACCCGTTCTCCGGTGTCATCGACAACGGCACCGGCATGGCCGTCGGCCGCCCCGAGTACCCGGTGTCGCTGCCCGACGCCCGCGCGATCCTCAACCAGGGCTCCTGGATCATCGACACCCCGCTCGACCAGACGATCACCCTGCGCCAGGACTTCTACCAGCGGGCGTACGGCAGCGACGTCAACGTCCACACCCGGCCCGGCAGCAAGGTCGTGCTCACCGGGCAGTACAGCTACAGCGACCGGGGCGGCGAAACCGACCCGTCGTTGAGCGACCCGGGCATCAACTGGCGGGCGATACCTCATCAGTTGAACAAGCGCGGCACCAACATCGAGGGTGCGAACGTGCAGTGGGGCGACGGCACCACGCACCGGATCTTCATGCCGGGAACGAAGGAGACCGTCTACATCAATCTTCACCAGGCGAGCGGCCGCCGGTCGCTGCTGACGTTCGACTACAACGGCCCCGTGACCCTGGGCGCGCCGATCGGCGGGGGCAGGTACCACGACACGCTGGCGGCGCCCGGCGCCGGGGACGTCGTCATCGCCGGGACGAAGGGCAACGACGTCACCTTCGCGGCCGATCAGCACTACGACGGCACGACGACCGTGGGGCCGGGGGCGGTGCTGCGGCTGGGGTCGGGCGCGGCGGGCGGCGACGGTTCGCTGCTCACCGGCACCACGCTGCGACGGGTCGTGAACGACGGGACGCTCGTCGTGCGGAACACCGAGAAGGCGGTCTCCCTGTCGCGGATCGGCGGGAGCGGCTCGCTCGTCCAGTCCGGGGCCGCGACGACGACCCTTACGGGGTCCGCGGTGACGTACACCGGAACGACGACGGTCCGGAAGGGGACCCTGGCGCTCAAGGACGGGGCGACCCTCGCGAACAGCAGGGCCGTCCGGCTGACGGCGGCGGGGGCGCGGCTGGACACCGGCGGCTCGGCGCTGCGGGTGACAAGCACGCTCAGCGGCAAGGGCACGGTGAAGGGGGCCGTGACGAACGACGGCGTCGTCGCGGGCGGGTTGACGGTGACCGGCGACTACACCCAGAGCGACCAGGGCCAACTCGTGCTGAAGAGCTCCCCGTTGAAGGTCGGCGGGAAGGTGCGGCTGAGCGGCGGGCTCGACCTGTCGGCGGCCGGGGCGGCGGATCCGGTGCAAGAGAGCACCGGCACGGCGCAGGAGACCGGCGCGAGCCCGGCGGCGAGCCTGAGCACGGGCGAGGAGAAGGAGGGGTCCGGGCAGGACAGGTCCGGGAAGGAGGGGTCCGGGCAGGAGGGGTCCGGGAAGGAGATCACCGTCCTCGAACACACCGGGGGCACCGTGGTCTCCGGCGCCTTCGACGGGCTGCGCGAGGGCACCGAGGTGAAGCTCGCCGACACCGTCTACCGGATCAGCTACCGGGGCGGCGACGGCAACGACGTCGTCCTCACGGCGACGGCCGCGAGCCCCTCGGCGCGCGCGACCGGGCAGGCCTCGTCGGGGGCGGTGACGGCTCGGACCCGGAGCGCGAGCGCGGCCGAGAGCGGCGCGTTCGGCTGGTGGCCGTACGTCCTGGCGGCCGGGCTGCTCGGCGGGCTGCTGATGCCGACGACCAGACGGACGCGCGGCGAAGGCCGCCGCCGGGGTGGGCGGCACTCCGCCCGCGGCCGCTGA
- a CDS encoding RICIN domain-containing protein, whose product MRRAYATLLALCLALIGAFVTAGPAGAAAQTVPNGVQFTDTSGNVVHAHGGGVIKVGSYYYWFGEDRNADNTFRSVDAYRSTDLKTWEFRNRVLTQSSASELSTAYIERPKVVYNASTGKFVMWMHKENGVDYSEARAAVAVSDTIDGSYTYQSSFRPLGQYMSRDITTFVDTDGTGYMVSAANENYDLHIYRLTADYTGIASLVANPWAGGHREAPALFKRDGVYFMLTSGATGWSPNQQQYATATSPAGPWTSMTNVGDSTAYGSQTAYVLPVDGTSGTSYLYMGDRWGNSFGGTVNDSRYVWLPLTFPSSTSLSLSWSPEVTVDTAAGTVGGTSATYNTLIARHSAKCADVTSQSLWAGAQVKQYDCNGGNNQKYWFKSVATGYYQLVVRNSSLCLQENANTVTQENCDTSATAQQWSLTTSGSYVNVKSRASGECLDVNGASTANSAAIITYTCNGGTNQQWTRGS is encoded by the coding sequence ATGAGACGTGCGTACGCGACCCTGCTCGCCCTCTGTCTGGCGCTGATCGGCGCCTTCGTCACCGCGGGCCCCGCCGGGGCGGCGGCGCAGACCGTGCCCAACGGCGTCCAGTTCACCGACACCTCGGGCAACGTCGTGCATGCGCACGGCGGGGGTGTCATCAAGGTCGGCAGCTACTACTACTGGTTCGGCGAGGACCGCAACGCGGACAACACCTTCCGGTCCGTGGACGCCTACCGCTCCACCGACCTGAAGACCTGGGAGTTCAGAAACCGCGTGCTGACCCAGTCCAGCGCCTCCGAGCTGAGCACCGCCTACATCGAGCGGCCCAAGGTCGTGTACAACGCGTCCACCGGCAAGTTCGTGATGTGGATGCACAAGGAGAACGGCGTCGACTACAGCGAGGCCCGCGCGGCCGTCGCCGTGTCCGACACGATCGACGGCAGCTACACCTACCAGAGCAGCTTCCGCCCGCTCGGCCAGTACATGTCCCGTGACATCACGACGTTCGTCGACACCGACGGAACCGGTTACATGGTGTCGGCCGCCAACGAGAACTACGACCTGCACATCTACCGGCTCACCGCCGACTACACCGGCATCGCGAGCCTGGTCGCCAACCCCTGGGCGGGCGGCCACCGCGAGGCGCCGGCCCTGTTCAAGCGCGACGGCGTCTACTTCATGCTGACGTCGGGGGCGACCGGCTGGAGCCCCAACCAGCAGCAGTACGCCACCGCGACCAGCCCGGCCGGCCCCTGGACGTCGATGACGAACGTGGGCGACTCCACGGCCTACGGCTCGCAGACCGCGTACGTCCTGCCCGTCGACGGGACCTCCGGCACGTCGTACCTCTACATGGGCGACCGCTGGGGCAACTCCTTCGGCGGCACCGTCAACGACTCCCGCTACGTCTGGCTGCCGCTGACGTTCCCGTCCTCCACCTCCCTCTCGTTGTCCTGGTCCCCGGAGGTCACCGTCGACACGGCCGCCGGGACGGTCGGCGGCACCAGCGCCACGTACAACACGCTGATCGCCCGGCACTCCGCCAAGTGCGCCGATGTGACCAGCCAGTCGCTGTGGGCGGGCGCGCAGGTCAAGCAGTACGACTGCAACGGCGGCAACAACCAGAAGTACTGGTTCAAGTCGGTCGCGACCGGTTACTACCAGCTGGTCGTCCGCAACAGCTCCCTGTGCCTGCAGGAGAACGCCAACACGGTCACCCAGGAGAACTGCGACACGTCGGCCACCGCCCAGCAGTGGTCCCTCACCACCAGCGGGAGCTACGTGAACGTGAAGTCCCGCGCGAGCGGCGAGTGCCTGGACGTGAACGGCGCGTCCACCGCCAACTCCGCCGCGATCATCACGTACACGTGCAACGGCGGAACGAACCAGCAGTGGACGCGCGGTAGTTGA
- a CDS encoding rhamnogalacturonan lyase B N-terminal domain-containing protein encodes MSGSDSHTVRRRTFVLGTAAAAGSAALAGPLAPSASAAAFGYTDDGSNYVVDTGADLVFKVSKTNGDLTSLAYKGTEYQGYDGKNSHIESGLGASTVTISQSGSTILVSVAYGTLKHYYAARSGENNVYLWTNKADASVSATRYIVRVKKGLFLNDEPDSYTYTTSTIEASDVFAKSDGQTRSKHYSKVRVVDYDYIGWTAGGVGLWIVRSNHEKASGGPFYRSLLRHQSADGGGLYEILYYGENQTEAQRFGLQGPYVIAFTGGGAPSSSLFPGTLTTSWADSLGISGYVGASGRGRVAGVGITGRNTAYPYTVGLANSAAQYWGSARASDGYFSVGGVLPGTYTLTVFKGELAVYSTQTTVSAGGTTTLNTIAIPSSNDPSNASAIWRIGDWNGTPSGFKNADLMTYAHPSDPRAAAWTGNVVIGSGSETSAFPCYLWKDVNSGLIVYFKLTAAQAAAAHTLRIGVTTAYANGRPQIVVNDTWTSAVPSPPTQPSTRSLTVGSYRGNNYTFTYSVPASAWLTDASAYNQLKIYVASGSGTTSFLSAGTSIDAIDLLP; translated from the coding sequence ATGTCCGGATCCGACAGCCACACGGTCCGACGCCGCACCTTCGTCCTCGGCACCGCTGCCGCCGCCGGCTCGGCCGCCCTCGCCGGGCCGCTCGCGCCGAGCGCGTCCGCCGCGGCCTTCGGCTACACCGACGACGGCTCGAACTACGTCGTCGACACCGGCGCCGACCTGGTCTTCAAGGTCAGCAAGACCAACGGCGACCTGACCTCGCTGGCCTACAAGGGAACCGAGTACCAGGGCTACGACGGCAAGAACTCGCACATCGAATCCGGCCTCGGCGCCTCGACGGTGACGATCAGTCAGTCCGGCTCGACGATTCTCGTCTCCGTCGCCTACGGCACGCTCAAGCACTACTACGCGGCCCGCAGCGGCGAGAACAACGTCTATCTGTGGACCAACAAGGCCGACGCCTCCGTCTCGGCCACCCGCTACATCGTGCGCGTGAAGAAGGGCCTGTTCCTCAACGACGAGCCCGACTCCTACACGTACACGACCAGCACCATCGAAGCCTCGGACGTGTTCGCGAAGTCCGACGGCCAGACCCGCTCCAAGCACTACTCCAAGGTGCGCGTCGTCGACTACGACTACATCGGCTGGACGGCCGGCGGCGTCGGCCTGTGGATCGTGCGCAGCAACCACGAGAAGGCCTCCGGCGGCCCGTTCTACCGCTCCCTCCTGCGCCACCAGAGCGCCGACGGCGGCGGTCTGTACGAGATCCTCTACTACGGCGAGAACCAGACCGAGGCCCAGCGCTTCGGCCTCCAGGGCCCCTACGTCATCGCCTTCACGGGCGGCGGGGCGCCCTCCTCGTCCCTCTTCCCGGGCACGCTGACCACCTCGTGGGCGGACTCGCTGGGCATCTCGGGCTACGTCGGCGCGAGCGGCCGGGGCAGGGTCGCGGGCGTCGGCATCACCGGGCGGAACACGGCCTACCCGTACACGGTCGGACTGGCCAACTCGGCGGCACAGTACTGGGGTTCGGCGCGGGCCTCGGACGGCTACTTCTCCGTCGGCGGGGTGCTGCCGGGGACGTACACGCTGACGGTCTTCAAGGGCGAGCTGGCTGTCTACAGCACCCAGACGACCGTGTCCGCCGGCGGCACGACCACCCTCAACACGATCGCGATCCCGTCCTCCAACGATCCGAGCAACGCGAGCGCGATCTGGCGGATCGGCGACTGGAACGGCACGCCGAGCGGTTTCAAGAACGCCGACCTGATGACGTACGCCCATCCGTCCGACCCCCGGGCCGCCGCCTGGACCGGAAACGTCGTCATCGGCAGCGGCAGCGAGACGTCCGCCTTCCCCTGCTACCTCTGGAAGGACGTCAACAGCGGTCTCATCGTCTACTTCAAGCTGACCGCGGCGCAGGCCGCCGCCGCGCACACCCTGCGCATCGGCGTGACGACGGCCTACGCCAACGGCCGTCCGCAGATCGTCGTCAACGACACCTGGACGTCGGCCGTCCCCTCGCCGCCCACCCAGCCGAGCACCCGGTCGCTGACCGTGGGCTCCTACCGGGGCAACAACTACACGTTCACCTACAGCGTCCCGGCGTCCGCCTGGCTGACCGATGCCAGTGCCTACAACCAGCTGAAGATCTACGTGGCGAGCGGCTCGGGGACGACGTCCTTCCTCAGCGCGGGCACATCGATCGACGCGATCGACCTGCTGCCCTGA
- a CDS encoding rhamnogalacturonan acetylesterase, whose translation MRRFTIAVSAALTLTAALTAMPTAQAHEGRGPLGMADCTAAACHFDVPPGTYDVKVLLGGDAESSTSISGETRRALLPETAAPAGERVARSFTVNVRTPEGEPTGAEGTPGLDLVLGGSAPALADIRVTPARHARQIFLVGDSTVCDQPGDPYTGWGQELPQYLRKGVSVANYADSGESTVTYLGNPQLWATVQPLIRHGDLVLIQLAHNDKTTDEATYRANLETLVAGVRDQGGKPVLVTPIVRRWFNADGTLNNGTALLVNGLGVDHPAVIRSVAAAQDVPLIDLTAQTKALVESLGVEGSKALYLYNEKRDNTHTSVHGATVYAGLVRDALAALHLLPKGAVRVG comes from the coding sequence GTGAGACGTTTCACCATCGCCGTGTCGGCGGCGCTGACCCTGACCGCCGCGCTGACGGCCATGCCCACCGCCCAGGCCCACGAAGGCCGAGGGCCGCTCGGCATGGCCGACTGCACCGCTGCCGCCTGCCACTTCGACGTCCCGCCCGGCACATACGACGTGAAGGTCCTCCTCGGCGGCGACGCCGAGTCGAGCACGAGCATCAGCGGAGAGACGCGGCGCGCCCTGCTCCCCGAGACCGCCGCCCCGGCCGGCGAGCGCGTCGCCCGCAGCTTCACCGTCAACGTCCGCACCCCGGAGGGCGAACCGACCGGCGCCGAGGGAACTCCCGGCCTGGACCTGGTACTCGGCGGCTCCGCCCCCGCCCTCGCCGACATCAGGGTCACCCCCGCCCGGCATGCCCGCCAGATCTTCCTGGTCGGCGACTCCACGGTCTGCGACCAGCCCGGCGACCCCTACACCGGCTGGGGCCAGGAGCTGCCGCAGTACCTCCGCAAGGGCGTCTCGGTCGCCAACTACGCGGACTCGGGCGAGAGTACGGTCACCTATCTGGGGAACCCGCAGCTGTGGGCCACCGTTCAGCCGCTGATCCGGCACGGCGACCTGGTCCTGATCCAGCTCGCCCACAACGACAAGACGACCGACGAGGCCACCTACCGGGCGAATCTGGAGACACTGGTGGCGGGAGTGCGGGACCAGGGCGGCAAGCCGGTCCTGGTGACCCCCATCGTGCGCCGCTGGTTCAACGCCGACGGCACCCTGAACAACGGAACAGCCCTGCTGGTCAACGGACTCGGCGTCGACCACCCCGCCGTGATCCGCTCGGTCGCCGCGGCGCAGGACGTCCCGCTGATCGACCTGACCGCCCAGACGAAGGCGCTGGTGGAGTCACTGGGCGTCGAGGGCTCCAAGGCGCTCTACCTCTACAACGAGAAACGCGACAACACCCACACCTCCGTGCACGGCGCCACGGTCTACGCGGGCCTCGTCCGCGACGCGCTCGCCGCCCTGCATCTGCTGCCCAAGGGCGCGGTGCGGGTGGGATGA
- a CDS encoding DUF2264 domain-containing protein, with the protein MHLPPPDLARSPRTGYTRAHWESAADALLAAVEPYATEDRALYHFPGDRVSSAGRLSDGLEGYARTLLLAAFRRDETALERYADGLAAGVCGVWPRIEDRGQPLVEAASIALALRLTRPLLWDRLDDGVRQRAAHWLGDALTAEPWPCNWELFPVTVGGFLESVGHEPEASRKAIDRGLERIEQWYVGDGWYTDGTGRAFDYYNGWAMHLYPVLHAWLSEDPELLARYGGRLRTHLADYARLFGGEGAPLHQGRSLTYRFATTVPLWLGALTGRTPLPPGETRRLASGALKYFLERDAVDENGLLTLGWHGPDASVLQGYSGPASPYWASKGFLGLLLPPDHEVWTAREQPGPAEREDAVTSIAAPNWLLQSTSSDGVVRLHNHGSEDVRYDPHYTRLAYSTVTAPSASYDNSVIVGGDPGRTGIEPLGVGDGWAASRHTTGGGARVTSVVLAHGAAEVRVHRVAGVEPGTPVRVTGWAAKDGVRAELVPLLGLDGSLAGVTDGDATLFVALARLTADPEPEPLAETVSVQVGEVGEVYGADGTDMADMTDGIRVRWSGGPEVGVGLSEEGVRVRRFVPGADG; encoded by the coding sequence ATGCACCTGCCCCCGCCCGACCTCGCCCGCAGCCCCCGCACCGGATACACCCGCGCCCACTGGGAATCGGCCGCCGACGCGCTGCTCGCCGCGGTGGAGCCGTACGCCACCGAGGATCGCGCGCTCTACCACTTCCCCGGCGACCGCGTGAGCTCGGCGGGCCGCCTCTCCGACGGCCTGGAAGGCTACGCCCGCACCCTGCTGCTGGCCGCCTTCCGCCGCGACGAGACGGCCCTGGAACGCTACGCCGACGGCCTCGCGGCCGGTGTCTGCGGTGTCTGGCCACGCATCGAGGACCGCGGTCAGCCCCTGGTCGAGGCGGCGTCGATCGCCCTCGCCCTGCGGCTGACGCGCCCCCTGCTCTGGGACCGCCTCGACGACGGCGTACGGCAACGCGCGGCGCACTGGCTCGGCGACGCGCTGACCGCCGAACCCTGGCCCTGCAACTGGGAGCTGTTCCCCGTCACGGTGGGCGGTTTCCTGGAGTCGGTCGGCCATGAACCGGAGGCCTCCCGCAAGGCGATCGACCGCGGCCTGGAGCGCATCGAGCAGTGGTACGTCGGCGACGGCTGGTACACGGACGGGACCGGCCGCGCCTTCGACTACTACAACGGCTGGGCCATGCACCTCTACCCGGTCCTGCACGCCTGGCTGTCCGAGGACCCGGAGCTCCTCGCCCGCTACGGTGGCCGTCTGCGGACCCATCTCGCCGACTACGCCCGCCTGTTCGGCGGCGAGGGCGCCCCGCTGCACCAGGGCCGCTCCCTCACCTACCGCTTCGCCACCACCGTCCCCCTGTGGCTGGGCGCCCTGACCGGCCGGACCCCCCTGCCGCCGGGCGAGACCCGACGACTGGCCTCGGGTGCGCTGAAGTACTTCCTGGAGCGCGACGCCGTCGACGAGAACGGTCTGCTCACCCTCGGCTGGCACGGCCCCGACGCCTCCGTCCTCCAGGGTTACTCGGGCCCCGCCTCCCCCTACTGGGCGAGCAAGGGTTTCCTCGGACTGCTGCTTCCCCCGGACCACGAGGTGTGGACGGCCCGGGAACAGCCGGGCCCGGCGGAGCGAGAGGATGCGGTGACCTCGATCGCCGCTCCCAACTGGCTTCTGCAGTCCACGAGTTCCGACGGAGTGGTCCGTCTGCACAACCACGGCAGCGAGGACGTCCGGTACGACCCGCACTACACGCGGCTCGCGTACTCGACGGTGACGGCGCCTTCGGCGTCGTACGACAACAGTGTGATCGTGGGCGGCGATCCGGGCCGTACCGGCATCGAGCCGTTGGGCGTGGGGGACGGCTGGGCGGCGTCGCGGCACACGACGGGCGGGGGAGCGCGGGTGACCAGCGTCGTGCTGGCGCACGGGGCGGCCGAGGTGCGGGTGCATCGGGTGGCGGGGGTGGAGCCGGGGACGCCGGTGCGGGTGACGGGGTGGGCCGCGAAGGACGGCGTACGGGCGGAACTCGTTCCCCTCCTGGGCCTGGACGGCTCCCTCGCGGGTGTCACGGACGGGGACGCCACCCTCTTCGTCGCGCTCGCCCGGCTGACCGCCGACCCGGAGCCGGAACCCCTCGCGGAAACGGTCTCGGTGCAGGTGGGCGAGGTGGGCGAGGTGTACGGGGCAGATGGGACGGACATGGCGGACATGACGGACGGGATCCGTGTGCGGTGGAGCGGCGGGCCCGAGGTCGGAGTGGGCCTCTCGGAGGAGGGCGTACGGGTCAGGAGGTTCGTCCCCGGGGCGGACGGCTGA
- a CDS encoding VOC family protein, with protein sequence MTSAIRHVTIDSSDAYALGSFWSEVLGQPLHEDDKPGDPEALIEGAGLLFVTVPDGKTVKNRVHLDLQPQDRTREQEVERLLALGATLFDDQRRPDGTGWAVLADPEGNEFCVERSAAERAAVAG encoded by the coding sequence ATGACTTCTGCCATCCGCCATGTGACGATCGACAGTTCCGACGCGTATGCCCTCGGCTCCTTCTGGTCCGAGGTTCTCGGCCAGCCCCTCCACGAGGACGACAAGCCGGGCGACCCGGAGGCGCTGATCGAGGGCGCGGGTCTGCTCTTCGTCACGGTCCCGGACGGCAAGACCGTCAAGAACCGCGTCCACCTCGACCTGCAGCCACAGGACCGCACCCGTGAGCAGGAGGTCGAGCGTCTGCTGGCCCTCGGCGCCACCCTCTTCGACGATCAGCGCAGGCCCGACGGCACCGGCTGGGCGGTCCTCGCAGACCCCGAGGGCAACGAGTTCTGCGTCGAGCGCAGCGCGGCGGAGCGGGCGGCTGTCGCCGGATGA
- a CDS encoding isocitrate lyase/phosphoenolpyruvate mutase family protein: MTAFAALHHAEAPLLLPNAWDHASALALAREGFRAVGTTSLGVAAAVGLSDGSSATRDDTLRLALLLGSRPFLLSVDAEDGFSEDPDEVGEFARQLAAVGAVGINLEDGLGSAARHAEKIAAVKSAAPGLFVNARTDTYWLGRGRGRSSGGGGGGGVGGGVGEGDDTMSRLDAYQQAGADAVFVPGLTEPRRIAELVARLDVPLNVLYAPTGPTVAHLADLGVGRISLGSFLYRRALGAALQAMAEIREGRTPGGRTPTYDDVQGLGDRPPSA; the protein is encoded by the coding sequence GTGACCGCTTTCGCCGCTCTCCATCACGCCGAAGCGCCCCTCCTGCTGCCCAACGCCTGGGACCACGCGTCCGCGCTGGCCCTGGCCAGGGAGGGCTTCCGGGCGGTCGGTACGACGAGTCTGGGCGTCGCCGCGGCCGTCGGTCTGTCCGACGGTTCGTCGGCGACCCGCGACGACACTCTCCGGCTCGCCCTCCTCCTCGGATCGCGGCCCTTTCTCCTCTCGGTCGACGCGGAGGACGGTTTCAGCGAAGACCCGGACGAGGTGGGGGAGTTCGCGCGTCAGCTTGCGGCCGTCGGCGCGGTCGGCATCAACCTGGAGGACGGCCTGGGGTCCGCCGCCCGGCACGCCGAGAAGATCGCCGCCGTCAAGTCCGCCGCCCCCGGCCTCTTCGTGAACGCCCGCACGGACACGTACTGGCTCGGCAGGGGCAGAGGCAGGAGCAGTGGCGGAGGCGGTGGTGGAGGCGTAGGCGGAGGCGTAGGTGAGGGAGACGACACCATGTCCCGTCTCGACGCCTACCAACAGGCGGGCGCGGACGCGGTGTTCGTCCCGGGACTGACGGAACCCCGGAGGATCGCCGAGCTCGTGGCCCGTCTCGACGTCCCCCTCAACGTCCTCTATGCGCCGACCGGCCCGACGGTCGCGCACCTCGCCGACCTCGGTGTGGGCCGCATCAGTCTCGGCTCGTTCCTGTACCGGCGAGCCCTGGGAGCGGCCTTGCAGGCGATGGCCGAGATCCGGGAGGGGCGGACACCTGGGGGCCGTACGCCGACGTACGACGATGTGCAGGGGCTCGGCGACCGGCCGCCCTCGGCCTGA